In one window of Chryseobacterium phocaeense DNA:
- a CDS encoding Imm51 family immunity protein: MEYNFNELLLPDDIFEIVQEEGFWETDEYAPFFIEINFVEGDTEEGDFLFSVQFDPGSSEFEQSNIFISSRGYEQNGYGWAEFLATELQRCSPQTFESLEFDPEAETCSIATVSKDAFHVMLECLQNIFRNIRISQN, encoded by the coding sequence ATGGAATATAATTTTAATGAACTGCTTCTGCCGGATGATATATTTGAAATAGTTCAGGAAGAAGGGTTTTGGGAAACAGATGAATATGCACCTTTCTTTATTGAAATAAATTTTGTTGAGGGAGATACCGAAGAAGGAGATTTTTTATTTTCGGTTCAGTTTGATCCGGGATCTTCTGAATTTGAACAATCAAATATATTTATTTCATCGAGGGGGTATGAACAGAATGGATACGGATGGGCTGAATTCCTGGCCACGGAGCTTCAAAGATGCAGTCCCCAAACGTTTGAATCTTTAGAATTCGATCCTGAGGCCGAAACCTGCAGCATAGCCACGGTTTCTAAAGATGCATTTCACGTCATGTTAGAATGCCTTCAAAATATTTTCAGAAACATCAGGATAAGCCAAAATTAG